The Anastrepha obliqua isolate idAnaObli1 chromosome 5, idAnaObli1_1.0, whole genome shotgun sequence DNA window CACTGACCTGTACATCTTCATATAGGCTTGCTTAATTCCACCTGCTTGGCGGatcatttgaaatattttaccgAGCCGGTCTAGGCCTAAATACTTCGCCATCGTTACCTAAttaattttgagtaaataactaatattttcaaaagaaaatattcagaaaaacttGTCCATACCTTAACCCAATGTAAGCGATCTGATGTCAAAAACAGCTGGTTTTCCGTCAATCAGTTTGGAAAGATATTACAATACAATTATCGAGAACAAACAATCGATAATTTTATGTCAAGCGTTTAGAGAATATGATAATGCTAAATTCCCACGCCACGTAATTCACTCCCTAATAGTATGCGAACTACTTTGATTCCTCGACGCATTTGAAATTCTCTTTGGCAACTATCTATTGGTAATGGGGGCAAAGTAAGTTACAACTGAGATTCTGGTATTTTGAATGggaatattgtattaatttattcatttcattttccgtcaataagcaaaagtgCAGCTTCCAACACTTCTTTCAGCAAGTAAATGAAGGGTCTCCAAAAAGTGACACCTCAATTTTAGTAGAGAGTAATTTCTAGACGGTACTTTATTTATGTTATCTTTGACATTTATCCAGTAGATAgacatacaattttacacgatataataacgcgttaaaattatagaaactcATGAGaatggacgttctgttgagaatattgctgctgcatCGCAGAGATATTTAATTGTACACGTGCTCATGGCTGGCATCTAAATGATGTGcctttttacatataattgttaacaaccgtattttgaataaaaataatgaaacctgaaaaaagaaagttttaacgttttatttgaaaataatatctgggcgcgtcttttgaaagactttgTACTGTAGCtgaataaaaatctaaaaacgcaTAGAATGCGGTTCTAGCATTCGTTTTGGTCTGATTtcgataaattttcaataaaaattaggaGACTAAAGATTTGTTTGCTGCTCGCAAGGCAATTGACACTGAATTAGCGCTTACACGGTCGGTGTACCTGTCGATGTCGTCTATGAAAAACctcgaaatatttttgatgcGTTATAATCTAGCACTagaaccttttgaaattttcaaattttgaagtaTGGTTTATTATTCCACCATGGAATCATCCAgcacaaaaattatgtaaaaactgATGTGAGAAATATTGAACGTGCAGGCTGCATGCCAAGCAACGCGTTATCCATCAATATCGAATGTTTTTCGTCAATCCAAATATCGCGATATTTTTCGAAGTCTGCGTCTATCGGTTTTTCGGTTTGGCTGATAACTGTCATATTTGACATCTTTGATAAGTTCTTCTTCGAGTGAatcatttttgtaatttcttttgaTTGTAACTAAAAATTCCACATTTCCTATTGTGTATTTAAGGCCATCATCTGTTGACTGCCAAGAAAAGATATGGCGAAGAACACCTCTAGTTCGGCTTTCCGCAAAATTGATGTGGATCAATATAATGAGGACAACTTTAAAGAGGACGAAGCGGACGCAATCTCAGCGACTGTAGGCCCAGATGAGAACGAAATAACAACACTCCTCACACAAGGAAAATCTGTTGAGGCACTGGTTAATGCCCTACAGAATGCGCCCTTACGCTGCAAACATCAGCAAGTAAAGGTACGTGCGACAAATTCTTTTAACAACGCTTTCATATAATGCATACTCGTTCACTTTTACCTAATGCTATTTAGGACAACGCCTTGAATATAACGCTGCGTGTGCTGCTCTCTATCAAGTCATCACAGATGGATCAAGCTGTAGAGGCGCTTGAACAAAACGACTTAATAGACATTTTAATGAAGTATATTTATCGCGGTTTCGAAATACCATCGGAAGGTTCTAGCGGACATCTGTTGCAATGGCACgaaaaagcatttgccaaaggtgGTGTTGGCTGTATAGTGCGGGTGCTCTCGGATACGAATCGAGCATAAGCTTTATTCGTAATCGAACATAAACTTAGACTTAAGTGAATGAAAAgagcaaacaaaaagcaaacattTGGGCTATTAATTCTAATACTTCCATAGCAGTACTGATATGAATAATTATTTGAAACTATTACATTCAAATATGttggttattaaaaaaaatgtagcaaTTCACTGGCGTATTTTGTTGCAATTGTTATTGTGCAAGTCGTACTGCATGAGTTTGCATATGGAAACCGGTGTGTCTGAGCCTGTCGTAGTCAATATGTTTATcatgtcttttttttatttgtaacgcTACACTTCAAACCAGAAAAGAAATTGttcatgtttattttttaaataaaagtattaaagtgttcattttcactacatacatacgtatttgtaTATCTATTGaattaatattgattttttgtatggcaaaaaaaaaaaatagttatggcAATTTGTATTTGCGATGTGGCAATGCGTATTAATAAACGGGCAGCAATTAGGAAAACACGATCACCTCGGGTTAAATGCATCACCAATTCAAAATTCGATTATCAATAATTTTAGAATTGTTTCTGCTGTTAATGCAAGGATTTTTTTATGTCCAGCTGCGTGACCTAAAAGTAGATAAAGGTAAATATATAcagaatatatataaatatacatatttaagatCGTCGACCGTTTCCATACGTAAAATCGACtgtcattgaaaaatattcacaaCAAAAGATAGTTGCTAACTACAGCTCCCGATTTTGTTCGCATATTTTCGCACAGCAACAAGTACTGGCACACCTGCTCGATacttaatatttgaaaatcttCGTGCTTGAGCTAAGTCTAACGAGTAAATTGAGCGATGcgaggtttatttttttttttaagttgagcAAAGAACGAAATTCGAGCAAGCGGGTATAGATCTATTTCTCAAGTTCCCATGacggtcggttctacgttaccggaacgacccagatgtatatccggctaaggactgtctctccagcagcatttcccgtgcatgtatggggaatgtttatgctgctacaacaacaagagcTACTTCTCGATACACGgctatatatattctttttcttaGCGTAACAGTCTTTCGTGAACCTTTGCTTCCTTCACAGCTTCTTGCCATCGTGCTTGATTTACAGCCACTTCCCTCCAACATTGCACGCGCATTTTCCTAAGATCAGCTTAAACATCTTCTAGCCACCTTTTCCTCTTTTTCTTTATCCAATTGGCCGAAGATCTAGTGCCTTTCTCGTTGATCGTCCCTTTTCA harbors:
- the LOC129249125 gene encoding actin-related protein 2/3 complex subunit 5, whose translation is MAKNTSSSAFRKIDVDQYNEDNFKEDEADAISATVGPDENEITTLLTQGKSVEALVNALQNAPLRCKHQQVKDNALNITLRVLLSIKSSQMDQAVEALEQNDLIDILMKYIYRGFEIPSEGSSGHLLQWHEKAFAKGGVGCIVRVLSDTNRA